One window of Ailuropoda melanoleuca isolate Jingjing chromosome 3, ASM200744v2, whole genome shotgun sequence genomic DNA carries:
- the CMYA5 gene encoding cardiomyopathy-associated protein 5, with protein MASSDSTYAAESPLGSDGDEEATRRLESDEESESEEDETAAESEEEPDARLSDQDEEGKTKQKCIISDPSFSMVTVQREDSGITWETNSSRSSTPWASEESQTSGVCSLEGSTMSSPPGNVSFIVDEVKKVRRRTPKSKRGSPSLRRKGNKKRNSLESQGVPANTKDNPLISESQGLSTQKEKSSTGIYDKTRKKKTTSNTPPITGAIYKEHKPLVLRPVYIGTVRYKIKMFNSVKEELIPLQFYGTLPKGYVIKEIHYRKGKGASISLEPDMSNRDSNIVSQTGKLVGQSIEDDKIKELASPWKAAFSKGSEFLTSSFSHEDEKKIYVDSPLKATSTTKHTVSSYASNDTAEQEIQLSPPQSVPQQPGNEAKLHEMEPSSLTPDTPTTGFLETAKEEVEPDSQEIMTLEHDSSVLPPIVDEVKKEDVYSVDQSISLEAEKDSSETGAPGLPASIEEDFGPETEELDLTSPERAETVSEQQTPPHLDVKGMGEEHVPEPSTSLSEPLVLEEPEKEVKTSLPIAATAEPEDSNLVEEEIIELEYPESPSISKKAFSPYLAAEVEQKEAEILLPSLKTSTPEHFASSEEEREENESVSTDSAFVSEYSVPQDLNHELEKQEVEPVSPSTVKGVPEHAIFSEEENGEFEPLATASEHSLSPSTTEQTSECQSPLFSAAFSEPVVLSGEEASESGCYTPDSTSASEYSTLSQAAKEPLMKTIDQKSPLKSKDVSEHTILSEEKEDTGPYSLDVASVSERSLSPSTTEKTSECQAPLFSTATLEEAVMAEEEDLGSECFTADSTLTSQSAVPPNATQDSPKKIIDVSPLKSKGVSEHMILSEEKKEYTGLYSPNVASVSDHSLPPSTAEQTSECQAPLFSTATLEEEVIAEEEDLQSECFTADSTLTSQNAVPPNATGESPKKIIDDVSPLKSKGVSEHMILPEEKKEDTGLYSPNVASVSECSLPPSTAEQTSEWQAPSFAATPSEHVVLSEETAEIERYTLSSTSTSEFSGPPYATLESQEEEIVHRSPLNLKGASSPMNFSEEEQDIGPFSPDSAFVSEFSFSPYATQETEKREFECDSPICLTSPSEHTILSDEDTEEVELFSPDSASQVSIPPYRFPETKKNEFEHGSLVTAISASGYSCSSEAGEEDIVPTAATPTGSSQKQQAKPSPLMSAPEDLSLPSSTSKREITEVEPDAQTISTSVSEYLILTQQQITRPFSEPESEDLISPYSTSETEKGEIHTSSSVAATPVSLPAQSFLVEEDTKPVLRSSQYSVSPDTVHALQKEQEAKASLTPKAANEQMALLKVKSKEEIVPDSQEATAHVSRDQEMELQPPNVLGSGMKYSVLPDLVDEPKKDVKPNLAPIVTSELEQRMLSENEPEVIKPYSPLKDTSLSGPEILSAVKMQVEHDSEIADTSRVLHSAPPGVQEEAEHGPPAPEFSEEIKEEIEHSYSIMTTSVTKHDSSLTKLGKEETPTDLSLTTPIEHRVLTKVEKSELGSGLPPLVTSIDEHSLLTEAEKEIKFDSPARISSLSEHSLSRVETEEVKPGLPITEALSSQHSDVSKEERVENEQGLSFSTVLDSEQLVLSQEKNSVSASEVSGPEHVLLLNQSGEVKKKETELPSSQNMSSVPKHIVPKDKNEEMESSSPELENLVSADLTLTPRDDKSKQAVKPSSTAQGDFLSENLALAQLSLEFEKKHKPHQVSELPSTESEFTLSLGGQDGSVDTKQIKSHITETGDSDLEKGLTELRSRGEGKEENREHHVSTTVDPEIPEVSSCLREEPQIQEIKSFSPKVVSLGSKEALTSLVEEDSTEELQPHTFSLKGLSEKSNHLADIKTGEKQEISPLLSTGNLKTQVIGDIETKLNEETDQPNSFRVPQSITEPSKIVSSDLVEQEKPGKALHSDQAVQLPDVSMSFADKQDLSVKQFLFMKENLPLEESKSFMTTEHAAVEETQMQEALFVPEDESWMLEKPGRDLTSQHEERILGSVELGSSGSNDLMTGQLKAALLDKDHTCETRKQLLPHSAEEPPLSLQEPVATLTTSSGDIETLSTKTYSSEETKLAPKPKSLVPTGNVERDEAEEKQIFSFVGSESLMLEKANTESSRPCKEEGSQEEIKLPSERILQKPVSDPTMEQIKSETIPSPTKAAHFLAEDAEPAWGNEKEAHESISPLPGAKPLKEAKMIQSKVVDDVNERGKIASEVKTPTPLKLLSSMQENEEPQPAEPPEVTQKLPKQPKAAEPDLSEEKGKKGILSFTSWMSSLFFGSSTPDKKVAEKDLETQPSPSVEKAVPVTESEGTASADSNATEKPADRLLPETKLKTAEKSRGTLVKSDKGQDFEEKPTSLSNIEILQQPKSNFEVSSENYGKKEILDYSEEMDLNSVVASADGEEHLEIQSYSPMGEKSTVEEVQNAVPLNITDRKRAQKPEISDPSKWNISILKEEPRSDQKEKLLFSFDAVDKVPQQPKSASSSFISKNITKESEKPETIILPVEESKHSLIDLGEDRLKKEILKPTSLKTSEEEIKLSSVSPTEEKGDLEIRSYSVAEKVLAEKQETVAPFEFRDNEIGEAQIAHGSSLIKLEELKAADVLQVSQNEDHKERHTIMKQEKEEKQKPSHIFSEGKQQQEIEPYSVNVVRSMPEESDISLSPSLDEIQPFSLIKTISVAEKSETMLLEARPEIMETRAVGTQPQPREESEVLVEKILPVDLPYHDERDNHSLPKEGNLILEKSSRGMASHNEEKGQVTVAEPSKDGSIDTTKESMKQGSLSKEPEKILDRPFDETKSLETPPYLLSSVKSQALVSGTSSEINTVKKQEMPWSELTRDRHTVHTIQTSKDLTSEMSKQSVLASKHHMEVVEHAHVNEPPSSASSNYAQFIKNASAISAGRTVPAREISKEPEDTYVKDEDFTVTSKPAGLSEDQKSAFSIISEGCEILNIHASAFISSVDQEESEQMQDKLEYLEEKSSFKTISLHDNSEAVSCHKTLKNKLEDSDRVTSLQENKEKEPLNTKQEVPTDSETDDFNFNQPTAPSEEDYFEKYTLIDYNISPDPEKQKAPWKLNVEVELPKDVTEDTVSFPESSEGSALEHEYDLVKLDESFYGMEKDYSKLFHPETQKPLDIQQSAKRDASESINRDVDSKSPGMPLFGAEEGVLSRTQIFPTTTKAINPELLEEPPALAFLYKDLYEEAVGEKKKEGETASEGDSVNSEASFPSRNSDTDDGTGIYFEKYILKDDILHDTSVSQKDQGQGLEEIAVGKDDSYQPIAAEGEIWGRFGTILGEKSLEEEQKATYREGESVCHVETLDNEAMQGKAPITEEVTVVTQKVSYAVPFEDTHHVLERADETSSQNNEAASASPEVNLNIPVQVSFPEEEFSSGITCVQETLQEEPKIMVPSESSEDRLHGSPVQDEYEFGESLNYEMVAQDTLSEELYSESTPEDVLSQGKESFEHVSENEFVSEVEQSMSVEQKELGIEKTEQEQLPSESAAEKEQKEPKKSQIDTYCYTCRSPISAVDQMFDMHKDHEVTTLDTAISAVKVQLAEFLDNLQEKSLRIEAFVSEIESFFNTIEENCSKNEKKLEEQNEEMMKKVLAQYDEKAQSFEEVKKRKMEFLHDQMVHFLQSMDTAKDTLESIVREAEELDETVFLTSFEEINERLLSAMESTASLEKMPAAFSLFEHYDDSSTRSDQMLKQVAAPQPPRLEPQEPNSATSTTIAVYWSMNKEDVIDSFQVYCMEEPQDDQEVNDLVEEYRLTVKESYCIFEDLEPDRCYQVWVMAVNFTGCSLPSERAIFRTAPSTPVIRAEDCTVCWNMATIRWRPANPEATETYTLEYCRQHSPEGEGLRSFSGIKGLQLKVNLQPNDNYFFYVKAINAFGASEQSEAVLISTRGTRFLLLRETAHPALQISSNGTVISFAERRRLTEIPSVLGEELPACGQHYWETTVTDCPAYRLGICSHSAVQAGALGQGDTSWYMHCSGPQRYTFFYSGIVSDVHVTERPARVGVLLDYNNQRLLFINAESGQLLSIIRHRFSEGVHPAFALEKPGKCTLHLGIEPPDSARHK; from the exons ATTATCAGACCAGGATGAAGAGGGCAAGACCAAGCAGAAGTGTATCATATCTGACCCCTCCTTTTCCATGGTGACAGTCCAACGGGAAGATAGTGGAATAACCTGGGAGACCAATTCAAGCAGGTCTTCCACTCCTTGGGCCTCAGAAGAGAGTCAGACTTCTGGGGTGTGTAGTCTGGAAGGGTCAACTATGAGTTCTCCTCCAGGGaatgtttcttttattgtggATGAAGTTAAAAAGGTTCGGAGAAGAACACCCAAGTCAAAGCGTGGCTCACCATCACTGCGTCGGAAAggcaacaaaaaaagaaattctcttgaATCTCAAGGCGTTCCAGCAAACACAAAAGATAATCCTTTAATTTCAGAAAGCCAAGGACTAAGCACCCAGAAAGAGAAGTCATCTACTGGCATTTATGATAAAACGAGAAAAAAGAAGACCACCTCCAATACACCTCCTATTACCGGGGCAATATACAAAGAACACAAGCCCTTAGTGTTAAGACCAGTCTACATAGGAACAGTACGATATAAAATTAAGATGTTTAATTCAGTTAAAGAGGAATTAATTCCTCTACAATTTTATGGGACATTGCCAAAGGGTTatgtaattaaagaaatacattataGGAAGGGGAAAGGTGCATCCATTAGTCTAGAGCCAGATATGAGCAATCGTGATTCTAATATAGTTTCTCAAACAGGCAAATTAGTAGGCCAAAGCATAGAAGATGATAAGATAAAAGAGCTTGCTTCACCCTGGAAAGCTGCATTCTCTAAAGGATCAGAGTTCTTGACCTCCTCATTCAGTCacgaagatgaaaagaaaatttatgttgATTCTCCCCTAAAGGCCACATCTACCACCAAGCACACAGTTTCCTCTTATGCAAGTAATGACACAGCAGAACAAGAAATACAGCTCAGCCCTCCTCAGTCAGTGCCACAACAGCCAGGTAATGAAGCAAAACTCCATGAAATGGAGCCTTCCTCTCTCACACCTGATACACCTACAACCGGGTTCCTGGAAACAGCAAAGGAAGAAGTTGAGCCGGATTCACAAGAAATTATGACTTTAGAGCATGACTCTTCAGTCTTACCACCTATAGTAGATGAGGTAAAGAAGGAAGATGTGTATTCTGTTGACCAGTCCATTTCATTGGAGGCAGAAAAGGATTCTTCAGAAACAGGCGCACCAGGTCTGCCAGCATCCATCGAGGAAGATTTTGGCCCAGAGACAGAAGAGCTGGACCTGACTTCACCAGAAAGGGCAGAAACAGTCTCTGAACAACAAACCCCTCCTCATCTTGATGTCAAAGGAATGGGGGAAGAACACGTGCCTGAGCCATCCACTTCTCTTTCTGAACCTCTAGTGTTAGAAGAACCAGAGAAAGAAGTTAAAACTTCTCTACCGATAGCTGCTACCGCTGAACCTGAAGATTCTAATTTAGTGGAAGAAGAGATCATAGAACTTGAATACCCAGAGAGTCCATCTATTTCCAAGAAGGCCTTCTCACCATATTTGGCCGCTGAAGTGGAGCAGAAAGAAGCAGAGATCCTTTTACCATCACTGAAAACATCCACACCTGAACATTTTGCTTCatctgaggaagaaagagaggaaaatgagtcTGTTTCTACTGATTCTGCTTTTGTATCAGAGTATTCAGTCCCACAGGATTTGAATCATGAGCTAGAGAAGCAAGAAGTTGAGCCAGTTTCTCCATCCACTGTAAAAGGTGTACCTGAACATGCAATTTTTTCAGAAGAGGAGAATGGGGAATTTGAGCCTTTGGCCACTGCATCTGAGCACTCTCTCTCACCATCCACAACTGAGCAGACTTCTGAATGCCAGTCCCCTCTGTTTTCAGCAGCTTTCTCAGAACCTGTGGTCTTGTCTGGAGAAGAGGCTTCAGAAAGTGGATGTTACACACCGGATTCCACATCTGCTTCTGAATATTCAACTCTGTCACAGGCAGCAAAAGAGCCACTGATGAAAACAATTGACCAGAAGTCCCCATTAAAGTCAAAAGATGTTTCTGAGCACACGATTCTatcagaagagaaggaagacactGGACCATATTCCCTAGATGTGGCCTCTGTATCTGAACGCTCTCTCTCACCATCCACAACTGAGAAGACTTCTGAATGCCAGGCCCCACTGTTTTCAACTGCTACATTGGAAGAGGCAGTCATGGCAGAAGAAGAGGATCTAGGAAGTGAGTGTTTCACAGCAGATTCAACATTGACTTCCCAAAGTGCAGTTCCACCAAATGCAACACAGGACtccccaaagaaaataattgatgtGTCCCCATTAAAATCAAAAGGTGTTTCTGAACACATGATTttgtcagaagaaaagaaagaatacactGGATTGTATTCCCCAAATGTGGCCTCTGTTTCTGATCACTCTCTCCCACCATCCACAGCTGAGCAGACTTCTGAATGCCAGGCCCCACTGTTTTCAACTGCTACATTGGAAGAGGAAGTCATAGCAGAAGAAGAGGACCTACAAAGTGAGTGTTTCACAGCAGATTCAACACTGACTTCCCAAAATGCAGTTCCACCAAATGCAACAGGGGAAtccccaaagaaaataattgatgATGTGTCCCCATTAAAATCAAAAGGTGTTTCCGAGCACATGATTTtgccagaagaaaagaaggaagacacCGGACTGTATTCTCCAAATGTGGCCTCTGTCTCTGAATGCTCTCTCCCACCATCCACAGCTGAGCAGACTTCTGAATGGCAGGCACCATCATTTGCAGCCACCCCATCTGAGCATGTGGTCCTATCAGAAGAGACAGCAGAAATAGAGCGGTACACACTGTCCTCCACCTCGACTTCTGAATTTTCAGGACCACCATATGCAACACTGGAATCACAGGAGGAAGAAATTGTCCACAGATCCCCTTTAAACCTAAAAGGTGCCTCCTCACCCATGAATTTCTCAGAAGAAGAGCAAGACATTGGACCTTTTTCTCCAGACTCAGCCTTTGTGTCAGAATTCTCATTTTCACCCTATGCAActcaggaaacagagaaaagagaatttgaatGTGATTCTCCAATATGTTTAACGTCACCATCTGAGCACACTATTTTgtcagatgaagacactgaggaagTTGAGCTTTTTTCTCCAGACTCAGCATCACAAGTTTCAATCCCACCATACAGATtcccagaaacaaagaaaaatgaatttgagcATGGTTCACTGGTAACCGCAATATCTGCTTCTGGATATTCTTGCTCTTCAGAAGCAGGTGAGGAAGACATTGTGCCAACAGCTGCCACACCCACAGGTTCATCACAGAAGCAACAAGCCAAACCTTCCCCTTTGATGTCTGCACCCGAAGACTTGAGTCTGCCATCTTCAACAAGTaaaagagagatcacagaagTTGAGCCAGATGCTCAAACAATATCAACATCTGTATCTGAATATCTCATTTTGACACAGCAGCAGATAACTCGACCATTTTCAGAACCTGAGTCTGAGGACTTGATTTCACCATATTCAACCAGtgaaacagagaagggagaaattcATACTAGTTCATCAGTAGCTGCAACACCTGTTTCTTTACCTGCACAATCATTTCTGGTAGAGGAAGACACCAAACCTGTTTTGCGTTCATCTCAATATTCAGTTTCACCTGATACAGTCCATGCACTtcagaaagaacaagaagccaAAGCATCACTCACTCCAAAAGCTGCAAATGAACAGATGGCTTtgttaaaagttaaaagtaaggAAGAAATTGTGCCTGATTCTCAAGAAGCTACAGCACATGTATCACGGGATCAAGAAATGGAGCTTCAGCCTCCAAATGTTCTAGGGTCTGGGATGAAATATTCAGTTCTGCCTGACTTGGTAGATGAGCCAAAGAAGGATGTGAAACCCAATTTAGCTCCAATTGTGACATCTGAACTAGAACAGAGAATGTTGTCAGAGAATGAGCCTGAAGTAATAAAACCATATTCACCTCTAAAGGACACGTCTTTATCTGGACCTGAGATTTTATCAGCAGTAAAAATGCAAGTGGAACATGACTCTGAAATAGCTGATACATCTAGGGTGTTGCATTCAGCTCCACCAGGAGTGCAAGAGGAAGCTGAACATGGACCACCCGCACCAGAATTTTcggaagaaataaaggaagaaattgaacaCAGTTATTCAATAATGACAACATCTGTAACTAAGCATGATTCAAGCTTAACCaagttaggaaaagaagaaaccccAACAGATTTATCTCTTACCACCCCTATAGAACATAGAGTCTTAACAAAAGTAGAAAAGAGTGAATTAGGAAGTGGTTTGCCACCACTGGTGACATCTATAGATGAGCATTCGCttctcacagaagcagagaaagaaattaaatttgattcGCCTGCAAGAATATCCTCTCTATCAGAGCATTCTTTGTCCAGGGTAGAAACTGAAGAAGTTAAACCTGGGTTGCCAATAACCGAAGCATTATCTTCTCAGCATTCAGATGTATCAAAGGAAGAGAGGGTGGAAAATGAACAAGgtctttccttttctacagtCCTTGACTCTGAACAACTGGTTTTGTCACAGGAAAAGAATTCTGTGTCTGCCTCAGAGGTGTCAGGGCCTGAACATGTGCTTTTGCTCAACCAAAGTGGTgaggtgaagaaaaaagaaactgaacttcCTTCCTCACAGAACATGTCATCTGTACCCAAACATATAGttccaaaagacaaaaatgaggaaatggaaagtTCGTCTCCTGAGTTGGAAAATTTAGTGTCAGCAGACTTAACTCTGACCCCCAGAGATGATAAGAGCAAACAGGCAGTGAAGCCATCTTCTACAGCTCAGGGAGATTTCCTGTCAGAAAATCTTGCTCTGGCACAGCTTTCTTtggaatttgaaaagaaacacaaGCCACATCAAGTATCAGAGTTACCAAGCACTGAGTCAGAATTCACTCTTAGTTTAGGTGGGCAAGATGGATCCGtagatacaaaacaaataaaatctcacaTAACTGAAACAGGGGATTCTGACTTAGAAAAGGGCCTCACTGAGCTTAGGAgtagaggggaaggaaaagaagaaaacagagaacatcATGTGTCAACTACAGTTGACCCTGAAATTCCAGAGGTTTCATCATGCCTAAGGGAGGAACCTCAGATTCAGGAAATCAAATCTTTCTCCCCCAAGGTAGTCAGCTTAGGGTCAAAAGAAGCATTGACCTCTCTAGTTGAAGAAGACAGCACCGAGGAACTTCAGCCACAtaccttttctttaaaaggattatCAGAGAAGTCCAACCATTTAGCTGACATTAAAAcgggagaaaaacaagaaataagccCATTACTGTCAACAGGAAATTTGAAGACACAAGTGATAGGAGACATTGAAACGAAactaaatgaagaaacagaccaaCCAAATTCATTCCGTGTGCCCCAGAGTATAACAGAACCATCAAAGATTGTTTCTTCTGACCTTGTGGAACAAGAGAAGCCTGGAAAAGCACTTCATTCAGATCAAGCTGTTCAATTACCTGATGTAAGCATGTCTTTTGCAGATAAACAAGATCTAAGtgttaaacaatttttatttatgaaagagaattTGCCTTTGGAAGAATCAAAATCATTTATGACAACTGAGCATGCAGCTGTTGAAGAAACACAAATGCAAGAGGCCCTTTTTGTCCCAGAGGATGAAAGCTGGATGCTGGAAAAACCAGGAAGGGATCTGACCAGTCAACATGAAGAAAGAATACTGGGATCTGTGGAGCTGGGTTCCTCTGGCAGTAATGATTTGATGACAGGGCAGCTCAAGGCCGCCCTACTGGATAAAGACCATACATGTGAAACCAGAAAGCAGCTTCTGCCACATTCTGCTGAAGAACCTCCTTTATCATTACAAGAGCCAGTAGCCACTCTCACTACCTCCAGTGGTGACATAGAGACCTTATCAACTAAAACTTACTCATCTGAAGAAACAAAGCTGGCTCCCAAACCAAAATCTTTAGTTCCAACTGGAAATGTAGAGAGAGATgaagcagaggagaagcagatctTCTCTTTTGTGGGGAGTGAAAGTCTGATGCTGGAGAAAGCAAACACAGAATCTTCCAGGCCTTGCAAAGAAGAAGGCAgccaggaagaaatcaaactaCCTTCTGAAAGAATCCTCCAGAAACCAGTGTCTGACCCAACAATGGAACAGATCAAATCAGAAACTATTCCTTCTCCCACCAAAGCAGCGCATTTCCTGGCAGAAGATGCAGAACCTGCCTGGGGCAATGAAAAAGAAGCACACGAGAGTATATCTCCTTTGCCTGGAGCAAAGccattaaaagaagcaaaaatgatTCAGTCAAAGGTTGTAGATGATGTTAATGAGAGAGGGAAGATAGCATCTGAAGTGAAAACACCCACACCACTAAAACTCCTCTCCTCAATGCAAGAAAATGAAGAACCTCAACCCGCAGAGCCGCCTGAGGTGACACAAAAGTTGCCTAAGCAGCCGAAGGCAGCTGAGCCAGACCTTtctgaggagaagggaaagaaaggaattttatcTTTCACATCATGGATGTCCAGTTTGTTTTTTGGATCAAGCACACCAGATAAGAAAGTTGCTGAAAAAGATTTAGAAACTCAGCCAAGTCCGTCTGTAGAAAAAGCAGTGCCTGTGACAGAATCTGAAGGAACAGCTTCAGCTGACTCTAATGCAACCGAAAAACCAGCTGATCGCCTGTTACCAGAGACAAAACTTAAAACTGCTGAAAAATCCAGAGGTACTTTAGTTAAATCTGATAAAGGCCAAGACTTTGAAGAAAAACCCACATCTTTATCAAATATAGAAATTTTACAACAGCCAAAATCCAACTTTGAGGTGTCTAGTGAAAattatgggaaaaaagaaattctagactATTCAGAGGAAATGGACCTAAACTCAGTAGTTGCTTCGGCTGATGGTGAGGAACATCTTGAAATTCAATCTTATTCTCCCATGGGTGAGAAATCCACTGTGGAAGAAGTGCAAAATGCTGTTCCTCTTAATATCACTGATCGTAAAAGAGCCCAGAAGCCAGAAATTTCTGATCCATCTAAATGGAATATTTCTATTCTTAAGGAAGAGCCAAGAagtgatcaaaaagaaaaattactcttTTCATTTGATGCAGTAGATAAGGTGCCACAACAGCCAAAATCAGCTTCATCTAGCTTCATAAGTAAAAATATCACGAAGGAATCGGAGAAGCCAGAGACAATAATTTTGCCAGTAGAAGAATCTAAACACAGTTTAATTGATTTGGGTGAAGacagactgaagaaagaaattttaaaacctacTTCATTGAAAACTtctgaagaggaaataaaactcaGTTCTGTTAGCCCAACTGAGGAGAAAGGTGACTTGGAAATCAGATCATATTCCGTGGCAGAAAAGGTGTTGGCAGAAAAGCAAGAAACTGTGGCCCCATTTGAGTTTAGAGATAACGAAATAGGGGAGGCACAAATTGCACATGGATCTAGCCTTATtaaattggaagaattaaaagCTGCAGATGTGCTGCAAGTCTCTCAAAATGAAGACCACAAAGAAAGACATACaataatgaagcaggagaaagaagaaaaacaaaagccatcaCACATATTTTCAGAAggaaagcagcagcaggaaaTTGAGCCTTATTCTGTGAATGTAGTCAGGTCTATGCCTGAAGAATCAGATATCTCCTTAAGTCCTTCTTTGGATGAAATTCAgccattttcattaattaaaactATATCAGTTGCTGAAAAATCAGAAACTATGCTCTTGGAGGCTCGCCCAGAAATCATGGAAACAAGGGCAGTAGGAACTCAACCACaaccaagagaagaaagtgaaGTTTTGGTGGAGAAAATCCTTCCAGTGGATCTTCCTTATCATGATGAAAGAGATAACCACTCTTTACCGAAGGAAGGAAATCTGATATTGGAAAAATCAAGCAGGGGTATGGCAAGTCACAATGAAGAAAAGGGACAGGTCACAGTGGCAGAGCCATCAAAAGATGGTTCAATAGATACCACAAAAGAAAGTATGAAACAAGGATCTCTATCTAAAGAACCTGAAAAGATTTTAGATCGTCCTTTTGATGAAACAAAGAGCTTAGAAACCCCACCATATTTGTTGTCATCTGTGAAATCACAAGCACTTGTTTCAGGAACTTCTTCAGAAATTAATACAgtgaagaaacaagaaatgcCATGGTCGGAATTGACTCGAGATAGGCATACAGTCCATACTATTCAAACATCTAAAGATCTAACATCTGAAATGTCTAAACAGTCGGTTCTTGCTTCAAAGCACCATATGGAGGTTGTGGAACATGCCCATGTAAATGAACCACCCTCTTCAGCAAGCAGCAACTATGCTCAATTTATAAAGAATGCATCAGCAATCAGTGCTGGTAGAACGGTTCCTGCTAGAGAAATATCCAAGGAGCCTGAAGACACGTATGTAAAAGATGAAGACTTCACAGTGACTAGTAAGCCAGCTGGACTTTCAGAAGATCAAAAGAGTGCCTTCAGTATTATTTCTGAAGGCTGCGAGATATTGAATATTCATGCTTctgcatttatttcttcagttgATCAGGAAGAAAGTGAACAAATGCAAGATAAGTTAGAATATTTGGAAGAGAAGTCTTCATTTAAAACTATATCCCTTCATGACAATAGTGAGGCTGTTTCTTGccataaaacattaaagaataaGTTAGAAGATTCTGATCGAGTTACATCACTgcaagagaataaagaaaaggaaccTCTTAATACAAAACAGGAGGTACCCACTGATTCAGAAACTGATGATTTCAACTTTAATCAGCCCACAGCTCCCAGTGAagaagattattttgaaaaatatacattaattgaTTATAACATCTCCCCagacccagaaaaacaaaaagctccATGGAAATTAAACGTTGAAGTGGAGCTCCCAAAGGATGTTACAGAAGATACTGTCTCTTTCCCAGAAAGTTCAGAGGGAAGTGCCCTGGAACATGAATATGACTTGGTGAAGTTAGATGAAAGCTTCTATGGGATGGAAAAGGACTATAGCAAATTATTTCACCCAGAGACCCAGAAGCCTTTGGATATCCAGCAATCAGCTAAGAGAGATGCTTCAGAGAGCATAAATAGAGATGTGGACTCAAAGTCACCTGGGATGCCTTTATTTGGTGCAGAGGAGGGAGTTTTGTCACGAACCCAGATCTTTCCTACCACCACTAAAGCCATTAATCCCGAACTTCTGGAGGAGCCACCTGCACTTGCATTTTTATACAAGGATCTGTATGAAGAAGCagttggagagaaaaagaaggaaggggagacagCTTCTGAAGGTGACAGTGTGAATTCTGAGGCATCGTTTCCAAGCAGGAATTCTGACACTGATGATGGAACAGGAATATATTTTGAGAAGTACATACTCAAAGATGACATTCTCCATGACACGTCTGTATCTCAAAAGGACCAAGGCCAAGGTCTGGAAGAAATAGCAGTTGGTAAGGATGATTCATACCAACCGATAGCTGCAGAAGGGGAAATTTGGGGGAGGTTTGGAACTATTTTGGGGGAGAAGAGTCTGGAAGAGGAACAGAAAGCTACTTACAGGGAAGGAGAATCAGTATGCCATGTGGAGACCCTTGACAATGAAGCTATGCAGGGGAAAGCTCCCATCACTGAGGAAGTCACAGTGGTTACCCAGAAGGTAAGCTATGCCGTTCCATTTGAAGACACCCATCATGTCCTGGAGAGAGCAGATGAAACGAGCAGTCAGAATAATGAAGCAGCAAGTGCAAGTCCAGAAGTCAATCTGAACATCCCAGTACAAGTGTCCTTCCCAGAGGAAGAATTCTCATCTGGCATAACTTGTGTTCAAGAAACACTGCAAGAAGAACCTAAAATAATGGTCCCATCTGAGTCAAGTGAAGACAGACTCCATGGTAGCCCTGTTCAGGATGAGTATGAATTTGGCGAATCCCTGAATTACGAAATGGTTGCTCAAGACACTTTATCAGAGGAGCTGTATTCAGAATCCACGCCTGAAGATGTGTTATCTCAAGGAAAGGAATCCTTTGAACACGTCAGTGAAAATGAATTTGTGAGTGAGGTGGAACAAAGTATGTCTGTGGAACAGAAGGAGTTGGGCATAGAGAAGACAGAACAAGAACAATTACCTTCAGAGTCAGCAGctgagaaggaacagaaggaacCGAAAAAGTCCCAGATCGACACATACTGTTACACTTGCAGAAGCCCAATTTCTGCTGTTGACCAGATGTTTGACATGCACAAAGACCATGAGGTTACAACACTTGATACAGCTATAAGCGCTGTAAAg gtcCAATTAGCAGAATTTCTTGACAATTTACAAGAAAAGTCCTTAAGGATTGAAGCCTTTGTTAGTGagatagaatctttttttaataccATCGAG gaaaactGTAGCAAAAACGAGAAAAAGCTAGAAGAACAGAATGAGGAGATGATGAAGAAGGTTTTAGCACAGTATGACGAGAAGGCCCAGAGCTTTGAGGaagtgaagaaaaggaagatggaGTTCCTGCATGACCAGATGGTCCACTTTCTGCAGAGCATGGACACGGCCAAGGACACCTTGGAGAGCATCGTGAGAGAAGCGGAGGAGCTCGACGAGACCGTTTTTCTGACT TCATTTGAGGAAATCAATGAAAG GTTGCTTTCTGCAATGGAGAGCACCGCTTCTCTAGAGAAAATGCCTGCTGCCTTTTCCCTTTTTGAACATTATGATGACAGCTCCACAAGAAGTGACCAGATGTTAAAACAAGTGGCTG CTCCCCAGCCTCCTAGATTAGAACCTCAGGAACCAAATTCGGCCACCAGCACAACAATTGCAGTGTATTGGAGCATGAACAAGGAAGATGTCATTGACTCATTCCAGGTTTACTGCATGGAGGAGCCACAGGATGACCAAGAAGTAAATG